A part of Gemmatimonadota bacterium genomic DNA contains:
- a CDS encoding amidohydrolase family protein: MTADFTGLGRPVIDCDIHNAFASLETLVPYLEDHWVAYIRESHFRGPGANDYPGGAPTSARKGTRPTNGPPGSDLGLTQKQVLDPWDVEVGILTCGYWVQSVHNEDLAASLATAVNQWQIDHWLEKDARLRASLVVPSQNPILAAREIERFGDHPGFVQVILPVRSYSLYGKSEYNPMYAAAVNHDLAIGIHFGGASSLPPTPVGWPSTYIEECADMAQIFQAQVLSLISEGAFARFPELRVVLIESGFGWMPAWMWRMDKEWKGLRRDTPWVVRPPSDYVREHIRMTLQPMDTPINSEHLLQMIGQLDSDEILMFSTDYPHWHFDGPDDAIPKGLSDSLLEKILRENARVFYKL; encoded by the coding sequence ATGACCGCTGATTTTACAGGCCTCGGCCGACCCGTTATCGATTGCGACATTCACAATGCGTTTGCCTCATTGGAAACCCTTGTCCCGTATCTGGAAGACCACTGGGTTGCGTATATTCGCGAATCCCATTTCCGAGGCCCCGGCGCGAATGATTATCCGGGTGGCGCGCCCACATCTGCACGGAAAGGTACTCGACCCACAAATGGTCCCCCGGGTTCCGACCTGGGACTGACGCAAAAACAGGTACTCGATCCCTGGGATGTAGAAGTGGGGATTTTGACCTGTGGCTATTGGGTGCAAAGCGTACACAACGAAGACCTTGCAGCATCGCTTGCAACAGCGGTCAACCAGTGGCAGATCGATCACTGGCTGGAGAAAGACGCGCGTCTCCGCGCTTCATTGGTCGTACCCAGCCAGAATCCCATCCTCGCCGCGCGAGAAATTGAACGCTTTGGCGATCATCCCGGCTTCGTACAGGTAATACTCCCTGTTCGCTCCTATTCTCTATATGGAAAAAGCGAATACAATCCGATGTACGCGGCTGCAGTAAATCACGATCTGGCAATTGGCATTCATTTTGGCGGTGCTTCATCGCTTCCCCCCACACCCGTGGGCTGGCCTTCAACCTATATTGAAGAATGTGCCGATATGGCGCAGATTTTTCAGGCACAAGTCCTGAGCTTAATCTCCGAAGGCGCGTTTGCGCGGTTTCCCGAATTGCGGGTGGTATTAATCGAAAGTGGATTCGGCTGGATGCCCGCCTGGATGTGGCGCATGGACAAAGAGTGGAAAGGCCTGCGCCGAGACACCCCCTGGGTTGTGCGCCCCCCATCGGACTACGTGCGAGAACACATTCGAATGACGCTACAACCGATGGATACGCCCATAAATTCCGAACACCTTTTGCAAATGATTGGACAACTGGACTCGGATGAAATACTGATGTTTTCGACCGATTATCCACACTGGCATTTTGACGGACCGGATGATGCCATTCCAAAAGGGCTATCCGATTCGCTACTGGAAAAAATTTTGAGAGAAAATGCACGAGTGTTTTACAAATTG
- a CDS encoding sialate O-acetylesterase, with amino-acid sequence MAYFLRKSIIALLCFLPGTILADVSLPAIFSDNMVLQREIAISVWGNASANEEITIELDTQRVTITADAGGTWQIHLSPMEAGGPYQLTVRGKNVVTFNNVMVGEVWVCSGQSNMAWLVRRSQNPEEEIKAADYPNIRLFTVKRNAAQRPAQDVEGTWSVCDTSSVGNFSAVAYYFGRRLHKSLNVPIGLINTSWGGTPAEAWTSLPALQVIPEYAPLGKRWAEYIAAYPEAQKEYQTRLAFWQANIDSLRALGQRRPRRPWRNPNSPHRPSALYNGMIAPIVSYGIRGAIWYQGESNAGRAYQYRALFPAMIQNWRSSWGQGAFPFFFVQLANFRQVKENPEESAWAELREAQLMALSLPNTGMAVAIDIGEADDIHPKNKQDVGLRLALGAEATVYGVEQPHSGPIYRSMAVEKNKIRLKFDHAYGGLKAKGDMLKGFAIADQDSKFVWAEAKIDVDDVLVWSKDVPQPVAVRYAWADNPICNLYNGADLPASPFRTDDWRGITADHLYRR; translated from the coding sequence ATGGCCTATTTCCTCCGAAAATCCATCATCGCCCTTTTGTGCTTCCTCCCCGGCACCATTCTCGCAGATGTTTCGCTACCCGCGATTTTTTCAGATAATATGGTTTTGCAGCGGGAAATTGCAATATCTGTGTGGGGAAATGCCAGTGCCAATGAAGAGATTACCATTGAGTTAGATACCCAGCGCGTGACGATCACAGCAGATGCGGGGGGTACGTGGCAGATTCACCTGAGTCCTATGGAAGCGGGAGGCCCGTATCAGCTCACCGTGCGTGGCAAAAATGTCGTCACGTTTAACAATGTGATGGTGGGGGAAGTCTGGGTTTGCTCGGGGCAATCCAATATGGCCTGGCTCGTCAGGCGTTCCCAAAATCCGGAGGAGGAGATCAAAGCGGCGGATTATCCCAATATCAGGCTTTTTACAGTCAAACGCAATGCCGCACAAAGGCCCGCACAAGATGTTGAGGGCACATGGAGTGTATGCGATACGAGTAGTGTCGGCAATTTTTCTGCAGTGGCCTATTATTTTGGACGCCGTTTGCACAAGTCTTTGAATGTACCCATTGGTCTTATCAATACATCCTGGGGTGGTACACCGGCTGAAGCCTGGACTTCATTGCCCGCGCTTCAAGTCATACCGGAGTATGCGCCGCTGGGCAAACGCTGGGCAGAATACATTGCCGCTTATCCAGAAGCACAGAAGGAATACCAGACCAGACTCGCCTTCTGGCAGGCAAATATCGATAGCTTGCGCGCTCTGGGGCAACGCCGTCCGCGAAGACCGTGGCGAAATCCGAATAGTCCCCATCGTCCGTCTGCGCTCTACAATGGGATGATTGCGCCTATCGTTTCTTATGGTATTCGAGGTGCGATCTGGTATCAGGGGGAGTCAAATGCTGGCCGCGCGTATCAATATCGCGCGTTGTTTCCGGCGATGATTCAGAACTGGCGTTCGAGTTGGGGGCAGGGCGCATTTCCGTTTTTCTTTGTACAGCTTGCCAATTTCAGACAGGTAAAGGAAAATCCAGAGGAAAGTGCCTGGGCTGAATTGCGCGAGGCGCAATTGATGGCGCTTTCATTGCCGAATACCGGTATGGCCGTGGCGATTGATATTGGAGAGGCAGACGATATTCACCCGAAAAATAAACAGGATGTTGGCTTGCGTCTGGCTCTGGGTGCAGAAGCTACCGTCTATGGTGTGGAGCAACCGCATTCTGGTCCCATTTATCGGTCTATGGCGGTAGAAAAAAACAAAATTCGCCTGAAATTTGATCACGCGTATGGCGGCTTAAAAGCAAAGGGCGATATGCTCAAGGGTTTCGCGATTGCCGATCAAGATAGCAAATTTGTCTGGGCAGAGGCAAAGATTGATGTCGACGATGTGCTGGTCTGGAGCAAAGATGTACCGCAACCCGTTGCTGTCAGATACGCCTGGGCAGATAATCCGATTTGCAATTTGTACAATGGAGCAGATTTGCCAGCATCGCCTTTTCGCACAGATGACTGGCGCGGT